The Sulfurimonas sp. genome window below encodes:
- the rpmJ gene encoding 50S ribosomal protein L36, with amino-acid sequence MKVRASVKKMCDDCKVIKRKGIVRVICKNPKHKQRQG; translated from the coding sequence ATGAAAGTAAGAGCTTCAGTAAAGAAGATGTGTGATGACTGTAAAGTTATCAAAAGAAAAGGTATTGTAAGAGTAATCTGCAAGAACCCAAAACATAAACAAAGACAAGGGTAA
- a CDS encoding radical SAM protein, whose protein sequence is MNTYEEKFTKAIENTFFNKLSIEEQNFIKHKAFELKFSHQDIKQIIDISRDLNLWDERSIIDIFPANDHKKAVITKIKKDYEFLKNKQNSYNNFTPHIVNSEQKFKFKVAEKQGFGLGLCPVASEKTRCCNLLTLDAVESCGFDCSYCSIQSFYNQNTITFDKGFAEKLKNLKLEKNKTYHIGTGQSSDSLMFGNREGVLDALFDFAKNNPNVILEFKTKSDNIKYFLDNDVPKNIIVTWSLNTKTIIDNEEHLTASLDKRILSARRLADKGIKVGFHFHPIVEYENYLQEYKNIYERLINEFVPKEVVLVSFGTLTFIKPVIKQLRGRDFKTKITQIPHIDASGKTSYPLQTKIDMFKSAYESFKPWQNGDDKVFFYMCMEDHELWDKCFGYSYATNNDFECAMLSSYAKKLNMEFLV, encoded by the coding sequence ATGAATACATATGAAGAAAAATTTACAAAAGCAATCGAAAATACTTTTTTCAATAAGCTCTCTATAGAAGAACAAAATTTTATCAAACATAAGGCTTTTGAACTTAAGTTTTCTCATCAAGATATAAAGCAAATTATAGATATTAGTAGAGATCTTAACTTATGGGATGAAAGAAGTATTATAGATATATTTCCTGCTAATGATCATAAAAAAGCAGTAATTACAAAAATAAAAAAAGATTATGAATTTCTAAAAAACAAACAAAACTCTTATAATAACTTTACACCTCATATTGTAAATTCTGAGCAAAAATTTAAATTTAAAGTAGCAGAAAAACAAGGTTTTGGATTGGGGCTATGCCCTGTAGCAAGTGAAAAGACAAGATGTTGTAATTTACTAACACTTGATGCAGTAGAGAGTTGCGGATTTGATTGCTCATATTGTTCAATTCAGAGTTTTTACAATCAAAATACGATTACATTTGATAAAGGTTTTGCAGAAAAACTAAAAAATCTAAAACTTGAAAAGAATAAAACATATCATATCGGTACTGGTCAAAGTTCTGATTCACTCATGTTTGGAAACCGTGAGGGTGTCTTGGATGCTTTGTTTGATTTTGCCAAAAACAATCCAAACGTGATTTTAGAGTTCAAAACAAAATCAGATAATATAAAATACTTTCTAGATAATGATGTGCCTAAGAACATAATAGTGACTTGGAGTTTGAATACTAAAACAATTATAGATAATGAAGAACACCTTACTGCTTCACTAGACAAACGTATACTTAGTGCTAGAAGATTAGCAGACAAAGGAATAAAGGTTGGTTTTCATTTTCACCCTATAGTTGAGTATGAAAACTATTTACAAGAATATAAAAATATCTATGAACGTTTAATAAATGAGTTTGTTCCTAAAGAGGTTGTCCTTGTTAGTTTTGGAACTCTTACTTTTATAAAACCTGTAATTAAACAACTTCGTGGACGTGATTTTAAAACTAAAATAACACAAATTCCACATATTGATGCGAGTGGTAAGACATCATATCCACTTCAAACTAAAATAGATATGTTCAAATCAGCATATGAATCTTTTAAACCTTGGCAAAATGGAGATGATAAAGTTTTCTTTTATATGTGTATGGAAGATCACGAATTATGGGATAAATGTTTTGGATATAGCTATGCTACAAACAATGATTTCGAATGTGCAATGTTAAGCAGTTATGCTAAAAAATTAAATATGGAATTTTTAGTGTAA
- the infA gene encoding translation initiation factor IF-1: MAKADVIEVDGKIVEALPNATFRVELDNGHVILCHIAGKMRMHYIKILPGDKVKLELTPYSLDKGRITYRYK; encoded by the coding sequence ATGGCAAAAGCTGATGTTATCGAAGTAGATGGCAAGATTGTTGAGGCTTTACCTAATGCAACATTTCGTGTTGAATTAGATAACGGACACGTGATATTATGTCACATAGCTGGTAAGATGCGTATGCACTACATCAAAATCCTGCCTGGAGACAAAGTTAAACTTGAACTTACTCCATACTCTTTAGACAAGGGTCGTATCACTTACAGATACAAATAG
- the map gene encoding type I methionyl aminopeptidase, protein MAITLKKPLEIEKLRAANKIVAGALELLRENTKAGVSLKELDAMAEDYILSQGAKPSFKGLYGFPSSVCTSLNQVIIHGIPNDYKLQEGDIIGYDIGTELDGWFGDAAITVGVGEISEADKKLIACAEESLYEAIESIKEGMRFKELSQVLENSIRSRGFVPLYDFCGHGIGKKPHEEPEIPNYLEHGNAKSGPKIKNGMVFCIEPMICQKDTAKVILENGWDVVSADGLNGSHYEHTVAVVNGKAEILSKI, encoded by the coding sequence ATGGCGATCACGCTAAAAAAACCGCTAGAGATAGAAAAACTTCGCGCCGCTAACAAAATTGTTGCCGGCGCTCTTGAACTTCTTAGAGAAAACACCAAAGCAGGTGTTTCCTTAAAAGAGTTAGACGCTATGGCTGAAGATTATATTTTGAGCCAAGGTGCTAAACCATCTTTTAAAGGTCTTTATGGCTTTCCCTCTTCTGTATGTACATCACTAAATCAAGTTATTATCCACGGTATTCCAAACGATTATAAACTCCAAGAAGGAGATATTATAGGTTACGATATTGGTACTGAGCTTGATGGTTGGTTTGGTGATGCTGCCATAACAGTTGGAGTTGGAGAGATCTCTGAAGCAGATAAAAAGCTTATAGCTTGTGCTGAAGAATCTCTTTATGAAGCTATTGAGAGTATTAAAGAAGGTATGAGATTTAAAGAACTATCACAAGTTCTAGAAAATTCTATTCGTTCACGTGGATTTGTACCTCTTTATGACTTCTGTGGTCATGGAATTGGTAAAAAACCTCATGAAGAACCAGAGATACCAAATTACCTAGAGCATGGTAATGCTAAATCTGGGCCTAAGATTAAAAACGGAATGGTTTTTTGTATAGAGCCTATGATTTGTCAAAAAGATACTGCAAAAGTTATCTTGGAAAATGGTTGGGATGTTGTTAGTGCCGATGGATTGAACGGTTCACACTATGAGCATACTGTTGCGGTTGTAAACGGTAAAGCTGAAATATTATCGAAAATTTAA
- the secY gene encoding preprotein translocase subunit SecY, with product MNKNLVNKILITIGFLFIYRLLAYVPVPGVDTAVIASFFDSHQSDALGLFNMFSGNAVERLSIISLGIMPYITASIIMELLAATFAPLGQMKKERDGMVKYMQIIRYATIVITIIQAIGVSVGLQSLTGPNGNSAILADHNTFILLAAVSMLAGTMLLMWIGEQITQNGIGNGISLIIFAGIVSAIPSAIGQTIEMVNTGAMSFLTVLAILALILATVGIIIYVELGERRVPVTYAKKTMMQNQNKRVMNYIPIKVNLSGVIPVIFASAILMFPMTVLSSSTNPTIVAIADLLNPNGYFFQFLTFVFVVFFAFFYASITFNAKDISDNLKRQGGFIPGIRTGDATKEFLNVTASNLTVTGAFYLGLVATLPFMIIHGMGVGFFFGGTAVLIVVQVALDTMRKIEAQIYMSKYETLSAVGL from the coding sequence GTGAATAAAAATCTAGTTAATAAGATACTTATTACAATCGGGTTTTTATTTATTTACCGCCTACTGGCATACGTGCCAGTTCCTGGCGTTGATACTGCTGTTATAGCTTCATTCTTCGACTCACATCAATCAGATGCACTAGGTCTTTTTAATATGTTCAGTGGAAACGCTGTTGAGAGACTATCTATAATTTCACTTGGTATTATGCCTTATATCACTGCTTCAATCATCATGGAACTTTTAGCTGCAACTTTTGCACCATTAGGTCAGATGAAAAAAGAGCGTGACGGTATGGTTAAATACATGCAGATAATTCGTTACGCTACTATTGTTATAACAATTATTCAAGCTATAGGTGTAAGTGTAGGACTTCAAAGTTTAACTGGACCAAACGGCAATAGTGCTATTTTAGCTGATCACAACACTTTCATTTTACTTGCTGCTGTTTCTATGCTAGCTGGTACAATGCTTCTTATGTGGATTGGTGAGCAGATCACTCAAAACGGTATTGGTAACGGTATCAGTTTAATTATCTTTGCAGGTATAGTTTCAGCTATTCCTTCAGCTATTGGACAAACTATTGAGATGGTTAACACTGGTGCTATGAGTTTCTTAACTGTATTAGCAATACTGGCTTTAATCTTAGCTACTGTAGGTATTATAATCTACGTTGAGCTTGGTGAGAGACGTGTACCTGTTACATATGCTAAGAAAACTATGATGCAAAATCAAAATAAAAGAGTGATGAACTATATACCTATTAAGGTTAACTTATCAGGTGTTATTCCTGTTATCTTCGCATCTGCTATTTTGATGTTTCCTATGACAGTTTTATCATCAAGTACTAACCCTACGATTGTTGCTATAGCTGATTTATTAAATCCAAATGGTTACTTCTTTCAGTTTTTAACATTTGTATTTGTTGTTTTCTTTGCATTTTTCTATGCATCGATCACTTTTAATGCAAAAGATATATCTGATAACCTAAAAAGACAAGGTGGATTTATCCCTGGTATTCGTACTGGTGATGCTACAAAAGAGTTCTTAAATGTAACAGCTTCAAATTTAACTGTTACAGGTGCTTTTTATCTTGGTCTTGTAGCGACACTACCTTTCATGATCATTCATGGAATGGGTGTTGGATTCTTCTTTGGTGGTACTGCAGTATTAATCGTTGTTCAAGTTGCACTTGATACTATGAGAAAAATAGAGGCTCAAATTTACATGAGTAAGTATGAAACTCTAAGTGCAGTTGGTCTATAA
- the rplO gene encoding 50S ribosomal protein L15, with protein MGIENLTPAEGSTSNSKRVGRGQGSGMGKTATRGQKGQKSRSGYKRKRNFIGGQLPLAKILPKIGFHSKNVKPYVINVEKIKAVAELEEITMESIRGVHKIAASVEKVKLVGASAKDLASKIKDDNVTTTGK; from the coding sequence ATGGGTATTGAAAATTTAACTCCGGCTGAGGGTTCAACTTCTAACTCTAAAAGAGTTGGTCGTGGACAAGGTTCTGGTATGGGTAAGACTGCTACTCGTGGTCAAAAAGGTCAGAAATCTCGTTCAGGTTATAAGAGAAAAAGAAACTTCATTGGTGGTCAGTTACCACTAGCGAAGATTCTTCCAAAAATCGGTTTCCATTCTAAGAATGTTAAACCTTATGTAATTAATGTTGAAAAAATCAAAGCAGTAGCTGAGCTTGAAGAGATCACAATGGAATCAATCCGTGGTGTTCACAAAATAGCTGCTTCTGTAGAGAAAGTTAAATTAGTTGGTGCATCTGCAAAAGATTTAGCATCAAAAATTAAAGACGACAACGTTACTACTACAGGAAAATAA
- the rpsE gene encoding 30S ribosomal protein S5 yields MEINREDFEESIVNIGRVTKVVKGGRRFRFTALVVVGDKNGTVGFGTGKAKEVPDAIKKAVDEAFKNLTKVSIKGTTIAHDIEHKFNASRVLLKPASEGTGVISGGAMRPVLELAGVQDILTKSIGSNNPNTVVRATIEALAKLKG; encoded by the coding sequence ATGGAAATCAATAGAGAAGATTTTGAAGAATCAATTGTAAATATAGGTCGTGTAACTAAAGTTGTAAAAGGTGGTCGTAGATTTCGTTTTACTGCATTAGTTGTAGTTGGTGACAAAAATGGTACTGTTGGATTTGGAACTGGTAAAGCTAAAGAGGTTCCTGATGCAATCAAAAAAGCTGTTGACGAAGCATTTAAAAACTTAACTAAAGTTAGTATCAAAGGTACTACAATAGCACATGATATTGAGCACAAGTTCAATGCAAGTCGTGTTTTATTAAAACCAGCATCTGAAGGTACTGGTGTTATCTCTGGTGGTGCTATGCGTCCAGTTTTAGAGTTAGCAGGTGTTCAAGATATTTTAACTAAGTCAATTGGCTCAAATAATCCAAATACTGTTGTTCGTGCTACTATTGAAGCATTAGCAAAATTAAAAGGATAA
- the rplR gene encoding 50S ribosomal protein L18, with protein MNAKVLKNKLASRIKRKRRIRAKISGSATLPRVSVFRSNRYLTVQAIDDTTATTIIGMNSKAINQKANKESAAALGEAFAAKLKEAKISEIVFDRNGYQYHGVIAAFGDALRANEIKF; from the coding sequence ATGAACGCAAAAGTATTAAAAAATAAATTAGCTTCTCGCATAAAGCGTAAGCGTCGTATTCGTGCAAAAATATCTGGTAGTGCTACACTTCCTCGTGTTTCTGTGTTCCGTTCAAACCGTTATTTAACTGTTCAAGCTATAGATGATACTACAGCTACAACAATTATCGGAATGAATTCAAAAGCTATCAATCAAAAAGCTAACAAAGAGAGTGCAGCTGCACTTGGTGAGGCATTTGCTGCTAAACTTAAAGAAGCTAAAATCTCTGAAATTGTTTTTGATAGAAATGGTTACCAATACCACGGTGTTATTGCTGCATTTGGTGACGCACTTCGTGCAAACGAAATTAAGTTCTAG
- the rplF gene encoding 50S ribosomal protein L6: MSRIGKNPVDCTADVKVSANGNVITFSKGNKSVDLDTKGNVDFNIDGNIITFATKSQERQDRAFWGTYRALAQNIVTGLTAGYQKQLEINGVGYRAAVQGKVLNLQLGFSHDINYDLPEGLEASVDKNVITLKSHDKQLVGQCAAEIRSFRPPEPYKGKGVKYVEEHIVRKAGKTAAK; the protein is encoded by the coding sequence ATGTCAAGAATTGGAAAAAACCCAGTAGATTGTACAGCTGATGTAAAAGTTAGTGCAAATGGTAATGTTATCACTTTCTCTAAAGGTAACAAAAGCGTTGATTTAGATACAAAAGGAAATGTTGATTTCAATATAGATGGAAACATCATCACTTTTGCAACAAAATCTCAAGAGAGACAAGATAGAGCATTCTGGGGTACTTACCGTGCACTAGCTCAAAACATTGTAACTGGTTTAACTGCAGGTTACCAAAAACAACTTGAGATCAACGGTGTTGGTTACAGAGCTGCTGTTCAAGGTAAAGTTCTTAACTTACAATTAGGTTTTTCACACGATATCAACTATGATCTACCAGAAGGTTTAGAAGCATCAGTTGATAAAAACGTGATTACATTAAAAAGTCATGACAAACAATTAGTTGGTCAATGTGCAGCTGAAATCAGATCTTTCCGTCCGCCAGAGCCTTATAAAGGTAAAGGTGTTAAATATGTTGAAGAGCATATTGTACGTAAAGCTGGTAAGACAGCGGCTAAATAG
- the rpsH gene encoding 30S ribosomal protein S8 translates to MINDLVSDALTRIRNAGMRKLDVTTLVHSKSVEALANILVEKGYLDSCNVIEDGIKKTIKVVLKYDDNGNTVINEMKRVSKPGRRVYKGKDEIKRFKNGYGTIVVSTSKGVLPNDKAYELGIGGEVMCTIW, encoded by the coding sequence ATGATTAATGATTTAGTATCAGATGCGTTAACTCGTATCCGTAATGCTGGTATGAGAAAACTAGATGTTACTACACTTGTTCACTCTAAGAGTGTTGAAGCTTTAGCTAACATTTTAGTAGAAAAAGGTTATCTTGATAGTTGTAACGTTATTGAAGACGGTATTAAAAAAACTATCAAGGTTGTATTAAAGTATGATGATAACGGTAACACTGTGATCAATGAAATGAAAAGAGTATCTAAACCTGGTAGACGTGTTTACAAAGGTAAAGATGAGATCAAACGTTTCAAAAATGGTTACGGTACTATTGTAGTATCTACATCTAAAGGCGTTCTTCCTAACGATAAAGCTTACGAGCTTGGTATCGGTGGTGAAGTAATGTGTACTATTTGGTAG
- a CDS encoding type Z 30S ribosomal protein S14 — MAKKSMIAKAAREPKFKVRGYTRCQICGRPHSVLRDFGICRVCFRKMANEGMIPGVRKSSW; from the coding sequence ATGGCTAAGAAGTCTATGATCGCTAAAGCGGCACGTGAACCTAAGTTTAAAGTTCGTGGATATACAAGATGTCAAATCTGTGGTCGTCCACATTCAGTATTAAGAGACTTTGGTATTTGTCGTGTTTGTTTTAGAAAAATGGCAAATGAAGGTATGATCCCAGGTGTTAGAAAGTCAAGCTGGTAG
- the rplE gene encoding 50S ribosomal protein L5, producing MARMKEKYLGLKAELQKDLEIANVMQVPALEKIVISVGAGFAMKDNKLIQNIEDTITKIAGQKASTVIAKKSVAGFKVREGMPVGVRVTLRGENMYNFFDRLVSIALPRVKDFRGVPRNGFDGRGNYNFGLQEQLIFPEITYDSIMQIHGMNITVVTTAENDKAGFALLEKLGMPFTKGSN from the coding sequence ATGGCTCGTATGAAAGAAAAATATTTAGGCCTAAAAGCTGAGCTTCAAAAAGATCTTGAGATAGCTAACGTAATGCAAGTTCCTGCATTAGAAAAAATTGTTATCTCTGTTGGTGCTGGTTTTGCAATGAAAGATAACAAGCTTATCCAAAACATAGAAGACACTATTACTAAGATAGCTGGTCAAAAAGCATCTACAGTAATCGCTAAGAAATCAGTAGCTGGTTTTAAAGTTCGTGAAGGTATGCCGGTTGGTGTACGTGTTACTCTTCGTGGTGAAAACATGTATAACTTCTTTGATCGTTTAGTTTCTATAGCTCTTCCACGTGTGAAAGATTTCCGTGGTGTTCCAAGAAATGGTTTTGATGGTCGTGGTAACTATAACTTTGGTTTGCAAGAGCAATTAATCTTCCCGGAGATTACATATGACTCAATTATGCAAATCCACGGTATGAACATTACAGTTGTAACTACAGCTGAAAATGATAAGGCAGGATTTGCTCTATTAGAGAAATTAGGTATGCCTTTTACTAAAGGGAGTAACTAA
- the rplX gene encoding 50S ribosomal protein L24, translated as MAKFNFKKGDTVEIIAGDDKGTKATVLAVLPKKNKVIVEGCKVAKKAVKPTEENTKGGHVNKEMPIDVSNVRKVEA; from the coding sequence ATGGCAAAGTTTAATTTCAAAAAAGGCGATACTGTAGAGATTATCGCTGGAGATGATAAAGGTACAAAAGCAACAGTACTAGCTGTATTACCTAAGAAAAACAAGGTAATAGTAGAGGGTTGTAAAGTTGCTAAAAAAGCTGTAAAACCAACTGAAGAAAACACTAAAGGCGGACACGTTAATAAAGAGATGCCAATAGATGTTTCAAATGTTCGTAAAGTGGAGGCGTAA
- the rplN gene encoding 50S ribosomal protein L14, which produces MIQSFTRLNVADNTGAKEIMCIKVLGGSKRRYARVGDVIVASVKKATPTAKVKKGKVVKAVIVRTAKEVHRENGSLIRFDDNAAVILDDKREPIGTRIFGPVAREVRYAGFMKIVSLAPEVV; this is translated from the coding sequence ATGATCCAAAGTTTTACTCGTTTAAATGTAGCTGATAACACAGGTGCTAAAGAGATTATGTGTATTAAGGTGCTTGGTGGTTCTAAGCGTCGTTATGCAAGAGTAGGTGACGTTATCGTTGCTTCTGTTAAAAAAGCGACTCCAACTGCTAAAGTTAAAAAAGGTAAAGTTGTAAAAGCTGTTATCGTTAGAACTGCTAAAGAGGTTCACCGTGAAAACGGTTCTCTTATCCGTTTTGATGACAATGCAGCTGTTATACTTGATGACAAGAGAGAACCAATCGGTACTCGTATTTTCGGCCCTGTTGCTCGTGAAGTACGTTACGCTGGTTTCATGAAAATCGTTTCTCTTGCACCGGAGGTTGTTTAA
- the rpsQ gene encoding 30S ribosomal protein S17 — translation MTHKREIQGNVVKIAGNKTATIVVERRVMHPRYHKVVKKFKNYLIHDENNELKVGDEVVAVECRPLSKTKSFRLKSVVKGAE, via the coding sequence ATGACACATAAACGTGAAATTCAAGGTAATGTAGTAAAAATTGCAGGTAACAAAACAGCAACTATCGTTGTTGAGCGCCGTGTAATGCACCCACGTTACCACAAAGTTGTTAAAAAGTTCAAAAACTATCTTATCCATGATGAGAACAATGAACTAAAAGTTGGTGACGAGGTTGTAGCTGTAGAATGTCGTCCATTATCTAAGACTAAATCTTTTAGACTTAAATCAGTGGTAAAAGGAGCAGAGTAA
- the rpmC gene encoding 50S ribosomal protein L29: MKYSDLADKTVAELEAMLKEKKTELFTLKIKKQMMQLQNTSELKVAKKDIARINTAITAAAK; encoded by the coding sequence ATGAAATATTCTGATTTAGCAGATAAAACAGTAGCTGAGCTTGAGGCAATGTTAAAAGAGAAGAAAACTGAGCTTTTCACTCTTAAGATAAAAAAACAAATGATGCAATTACAAAATACTAGTGAACTTAAAGTTGCTAAAAAAGATATTGCACGCATTAACACTGCTATCACTGCAGCAGCGAAGTAG
- the rplP gene encoding 50S ribosomal protein L16 — translation MLMPKRTKYRKMMKGRNRGYARSGYKISFGSIAIKAVEAGRINSRQIEAARITSTRAINRQGKIWIRVFPAKPLTKRPLEVRMGKGKGPIDQYVMNIKPGRIIFEMAGVNEELARKALTLAQHKLPFKTKIITAEMSNEIF, via the coding sequence ATGTTAATGCCAAAAAGAACTAAATACCGTAAAATGATGAAAGGGCGTAACCGTGGTTATGCTCGTAGTGGATACAAGATCTCTTTTGGTTCTATTGCTATTAAAGCAGTAGAAGCAGGTCGTATCAACTCACGTCAAATTGAGGCTGCTCGTATCACATCTACTCGTGCGATTAATCGTCAAGGTAAGATCTGGATACGTGTTTTTCCTGCTAAACCGTTAACTAAACGTCCTCTTGAAGTACGTATGGGTAAAGGTAAGGGTCCAATCGATCAGTATGTTATGAACATCAAACCTGGTCGTATCATTTTTGAAATGGCTGGTGTAAATGAAGAGTTAGCTCGTAAAGCTTTAACTTTAGCACAACACAAGTTACCGTTCAAAACTAAAATTATTACTGCGGAGATGAGCAATGAAATATTCTGA
- the rpsC gene encoding 30S ribosomal protein S3 translates to MGQKVNPIGLRLGINRNWESRWFPNFKTAPAALGEDHKIRTYLKKELYYAGVSNIIIERTVKRLRVTIVAARPGIIIGKKGADIEKLKNNLQKLIGKAISVNIKEEKKANISGQLVAENVATQLERRVAFRRAMKKVMQNAQRSGAKGIKVSVSGRLGGAEMARTEWYLEGRVPLHTLRAKIDYGFAEAHTTYGIIGIKVWIFKGEVLTKGIPAEAKEEKKERRTRKPRRENSEKAE, encoded by the coding sequence ATGGGTCAAAAAGTTAATCCTATTGGTTTACGTCTTGGAATCAACCGTAACTGGGAGAGCAGATGGTTTCCTAACTTTAAAACTGCTCCAGCAGCTTTAGGTGAAGATCACAAGATTCGTACATATTTAAAGAAAGAGTTATACTATGCTGGTGTTTCTAACATCATCATTGAAAGAACTGTTAAGCGTCTTCGTGTAACTATCGTTGCAGCTCGCCCTGGTATCATCATCGGGAAAAAAGGTGCTGACATTGAGAAACTTAAAAACAATCTTCAAAAGCTTATCGGAAAAGCTATTTCGGTAAACATTAAAGAAGAGAAAAAAGCTAACATCTCTGGTCAATTAGTTGCTGAGAATGTTGCTACTCAACTTGAGCGTCGTGTTGCGTTTAGACGTGCGATGAAAAAAGTTATGCAAAATGCACAAAGAAGTGGTGCTAAAGGTATTAAAGTATCTGTAAGTGGTCGTCTTGGTGGAGCTGAAATGGCTCGTACTGAGTGGTACTTAGAAGGTCGTGTTCCTTTACATACTCTACGTGCTAAAATCGATTATGGTTTCGCTGAAGCTCATACTACATACGGAATTATCGGTATCAAAGTATGGATCTTCAAAGGTGAGGTACTAACAAAAGGTATCCCTGCAGAAGCTAAAGAAGAGAAAAAAGAGCGTCGCACAAGAAAACCGCGTCGTGAAAATAGTGAAAAGGCGGAATAG
- the rplV gene encoding 50S ribosomal protein L22 — protein sequence MARALLKFIRVSPIKSRLIAREIQGMNAEEALAALEFTPNKAAKIISKVVASAVANSGNEAEDCTITSCRVDNGPVLKRFRPRARGMASGIRKPTAHILVEVEGK from the coding sequence ATGGCTAGAGCATTATTAAAATTTATTCGTGTATCACCAATTAAATCTCGTCTAATTGCTAGAGAGATTCAAGGTATGAATGCTGAAGAAGCACTTGCAGCTTTAGAATTCACTCCAAACAAAGCGGCTAAAATTATCTCTAAAGTTGTTGCATCTGCAGTAGCTAATAGTGGTAACGAAGCTGAAGATTGTACAATCACATCATGTCGTGTTGACAATGGTCCAGTACTAAAACGTTTCCGTCCACGTGCTCGTGGTATGGCTTCAGGTATTAGAAAACCAACAGCACATATCTTAGTAGAAGTAGAGGGTAAATAG
- the rpsS gene encoding 30S ribosomal protein S19, whose protein sequence is MARSVKKGPFVDDHLMKKVIKAKESGDKKPIKTWSRRSMVLPDFVGLTLNVHNGRQFVPVFVTENHIGYKLGEFAPTRTFKGHKGSVQKKG, encoded by the coding sequence ATGGCTCGTTCAGTTAAAAAAGGTCCTTTCGTAGATGATCATTTAATGAAAAAAGTTATCAAAGCTAAAGAAAGCGGTGATAAAAAACCTATAAAAACTTGGTCAAGAAGATCTATGGTTCTTCCTGATTTCGTTGGTTTAACATTAAATGTTCACAATGGTCGCCAATTCGTTCCTGTATTCGTTACAGAGAATCACATTGGTTATAAACTTGGTGAATTCGCTCCAACTCGTACATTCAAGGGCCACAAGGGCTCAGTTCAGAAGAAAGGGTAA